The genomic stretch CTGCTGTCGTTCGGCGGCACCAGCGACATCGGGATGCGCTTCTGGGACGACGAACTCGGCCTGAACTTCCACCGCCGCGCAGACGCCCTGAAGCTCTGGGACATGAGCCCCCTCCAGTACGTCGAGAACGTCCGCACGCCCACCCTGATCGTCCACTCGGTCCTCGACCACCGCTGCCCCATCGAACAGGCCGAGCAGTGGTACGCGGCCCTCATCCTCCACGGCGTCCCGGTGCGCTTCGTGCGCTTCCCCGGCGAGGACCACGAACTGTCGCGTTCCGGCCGCCCGGACCGCCGCCTGACCCGCCTGACGGAATACCTCAACTGGCTCGACCGGTACCTCGTGCCCAGCGCCACGCCCGCCGAAACAGCCACCGCCTGACCCCAGACAAGACGAGGGGCCGGACTGCGTGTCCGGCCCCCTTTCAGGTGTGGGTGTTACTCGTCGTCGCGGCGGTTGTTCCAGCCGCGGTCCGCGCGGGCGCGGGGGCGGAACTCGCCGCCCTGCTCGGCGGGACGGTCTTCGCGGGGGCGGAACGTGGGGCGGTCGCCGCCACGGTCGTCGCGGGGGCGGAAGCCGCCACGGTCACCGCCGCGGTCGCCACCCTGGAAGCCGCCGCGCTCGCCACGGTCATCACGGGGACGGAAGCCGCCACGGTCGCCGCCGCCCTGGTACCCGCCACGGTCCTCGCGGGGACGGAAGCCGCCGCGCTCGCCGCCGCCCTGGTACCCGCCGCGGTCCTCGCGGGGACGGAAGCCGCCGCGGTCACCGCCGCCCTGGTACCCGCCGCGGTCCTCGCGGGGACGGAAGCCACCACGGTCGCCGCCGCGGTCTTCACGGGGCCGGAAGCCGCCACGGTCGCCGCCGCGGTCGCCACCCTGGAAGCCGCCGCGCTCGCCACGGTCCTCGCGGGGGCGGAAGCCGCCCTGGCCCTGGCTCTCGCGCATTTCGCGCATCTCGCGGCGCAGGCCACGGATTTCCTTGCCCTGCGCTTCGAGCAGTTCCTTCAGTTCGGCCAGGACGGCCATCAGTTCGTCGGCGTCGATGAATTCTTCCTCGAATTCCTCGCCTTCGGCACCCTCGGCGCTGACGCTGGTGTCGGCGGCGGCTTCTTCGGCGTCAAGGACAGCGTCCTCGTCGGGTTCGCCTTCCAGCTGGGGGATCAGGTCACGCAGTTCTTCTGGCGTCTGCTCACCGGGGCGCAGCTCGTTGTTGTCGGTCATGGGTTTTCTCCTTTGATTCCTGCCGCCGCCACCTGTGCGCGCGTTTTCGCGGCCGGGGCACGGGCTCCCGGAGGCCGGGGCGTGTGCGGGCGTGCCCCCGAGTGTACCACCCGTCAGGCTGGGGCGGGCGTTGCGCCGGCGTTCATGCGCCGAGCGGGGCCGTCAGCGGCGGAAGTACACCCGCAGGGCAGCGCGGGCCACCAGCCACACGATCACGGCGTCCACGGCGGCGAGCAGCAGGGCCAGCAGGGGGTGCAGGGCGGCACCCATCCAGAGGGCCAGGAAGGTGAACACGGCGGACGCCGTGGCGATCAGCGTGGCGAACCGGCGGGCGTTGTCGTCCGGCGTCCAGGAGTTCAGGTCCATACGCGCAGCGTGACACGCCCGGGCCGCGCCGGGTGTCCCGCGGCGGTATCGCATCTGCCGATCAGGGTCATCGGGCGGGCTGATGGGCCGGGTGGGCCCGGGATGGGGGGCGGGGTCACGGCGCGGTCAGGTGCCCCGCCTATACTGCCTCTCATGAAGCGTGCCGCTTTTCTCCTGCTGGGCCTGCTGGCCACCGCCGCGTCCGCGCAGCGCACCGTGAACGTCGGGCTGGGGTACAACCCGGACGTGCAGTTCACGCCGTTCTACGTCGCGGACAAACTGGGGTACTTCCGCGCCGAGGGCCTGAGCGTGAAGTTCCAGCACGGGTACGTGTCGCAGCTGCTGCCGCTGTTGCTGCAGGGCAAGCTGGATTTCGTGGTGGGCGACCCGGAGGACGCGATCTTCGCGCGCAACCAGGGCGCGGACGTGCGCTACGTCATGACGATGTACCAGAAGAACCCGGTGACGGTGTTCAGCCTCTCGCCCCTCAGCGGCCCGGAGAGCCTGAAGGGCAGGTCGGTGGGCATCCCGGGGCCGTTCGGCAGTTCGTACCACGCGATCCAGGCGGTGCTGGACAGCGCGAACCTCACCGAGGGCCGCGACGTGCGCCTGAACTCCATCGGCTTCACGCAGGTGGACGCCGTGCGCGCCGGGCGCGTGGACGCCGCGGTGGGCTACGCGAACAACGACGTGCTGCAACTGGCCCGCACGAGCGGCAAGAAGGTGTACACGCTGGACGTCACTGACGCCTATCCGATGGTCGGCGTGGGCCTGATCGGCACCGGCAAGAGCCTGACGGGCGACCTGGCCCGCAAGGTGGTGCGGGCCAGCCAGCGCGGCCTGAAGTTCACGGTGGCCGACCCGGCCCGCGCGTTCAAGCTGGCGCAGCCGGTGTTCGGCGCGAGCGGCAGCCTGGACGTCCTGAAGGCCAGCGTGCCCCTGATGACCGGGCCGTACACGCAGGCGAACGGCCTGGGCGCCATGAACCCCAGCGCGTGGACGAAGGCGGTCGCGGCCCTCGTGAAGCAGGGCAAACTGCCCGCCGGGGCGAAAGCCAGCGACTACTATTCGAACGCGTACATCAGTAAGACGCTGAAGTAAGGGCGCGGGGAGCGGGAGGCGGGGCGCGGTTGTGCGGCCCCGCCTCTGCTGCTGGTTACAGGACGCCGCCGCCGAGGAACAGGCGCAGCGCAGCCAGTCCGAGGACGACGACGTTCAGGGTGGTGGCCCCCCGGTCCCTGGCCAGCACGGCGAGGATCAGACCCAGCACGGCAGGCGGCAGCACCAGCAGCCAGTTCAGCCAGCCCAGCAGGGGCAGCAGGCCCAGCAGCAGGCCGATGGCGGCGAGGATGCCCAGCAGGATCGCGGCGAGTCTCATGCTCCCAGGTACGCGGATCGGCAGGCGTGGGTTGCGGCCCCTGGCTGTCCCAGGCGCGCGGACGTGCGTGACGGGCGGGGTGTAGCGTGGCGGGGTGACTGGGCAGACAGGCGGGAAGAAGAAGAGTGCGGCGCGACTGCCGCCGGGCGCGCGGGTGCGGGCCCCACAGGTCCTGGCGGCGCTGGAGGGCCTTTACCCGGACGCGCGGACGGAACTGGATTTCCGCACCCCGTTCGAGCTGCTCGTGGCGACGGTCCTGAGCGCGCAGGCCACGGACGTGAGCGTGAACGCCGCGACGCCCGCGCTGTTCGGCGCGTACCCGGACGCGCACACCATGAGCAGGGCCGAGCCGGAGGACATCGAGCCGCTGATCCGCCGGATTGGTCTGTACCGCGCCAAGGCCCGCAACCTCGCGGCGCTGGCCCGGCTGCTGGTCGAACGGCATGGCGGGGAGGTCCCGAACGATTTCGACGCGGTGGTGGCGCTGCCCGGCGCGGGCCGCAAGACCGCGAACGTGGTCCTGTCGAACGCCTTCGGGTACCCGGCGATCGCGGTGGACACGCACGTGGGCCGACTGGCGCGCCGCCTGGGTCTGAGCATCCAGACGAACCCCGACAAGGTCGAGGCGGACCTTCAGCGCCTGTTCCCGCGTGAACGCTGGGTGTTCCTGCACCACGCGCTGATCCTGCACGGCCGCCGGGTCTGCGCGGCCCGCAAACCCGAGTGCGGCGCGTGTGTCATGGCGAGCTTCTGCCCGAAAGTGGGCGTGGCGTGACCGGCAACCTGGGGCCGCAGCGGGGGCAGACGTGGCGCTTCTCGCGGCAGGTGTGGCTGTTCCTGGCGTCGGTGTTCGCGTTCGGGCTGTCGCAGGCGTTCACGGCGCTGTTCCTGAACTTCTACCTGCGGGCGCTGGGCCTGGGCGCCGAGTGGCAGGGCGTCATGAACGCGCTGCCCGCCATCACCCTGGCGTGCCTGAGCCTCCCGGCGGTGGCGGTCGCGCGGCGCATCAGCAACGCACACACGCTGAAGGTCGGCGCGGCCCTGAACCTGCTGGGCCTGGGCCTGCTGGTGCTGGCCAGCGGGCCGGTGCTGGTCATCGTGGGCGCGGTCGTGCAGGGCGCGGGCGGCGCGCTGAGCATGGTCGCCGCGTCGCCGTTCATGGCGAACAACAGTGACGAACGCAGCCGCGTCACGCTGTTTAGCGTGCAGAACGCCCTGATGACCGGCGCGGGCTTCCTGGGGAACCTGCTGGGCGGCCAGATTCCCACCCTGTACGCCCAGAGCACCGGCACCGCACCCGACGCGCTGGGGGCGCTGCGGGCCGCGCTGCTGGTCGCCGCCGCGCTGCAACTGATCGGCCTGCTGCCCGTCCTGGGTCTGAAACCCACCGGGAAGACGAACGCCACCGGGCGCAGCTTCCACGTCCGGGACCGCGCCACCATGGCCCGGCTGGTCCTGCCGAACATCCTGGTGGGCCTGGGGGCGGGCGCGACCATCCCGTTCCTGAACGTGTTCATCGAGGGGAAATTCAACGTGTCCTACGCGGGCCTGGGCACCCTGTTCGCCTGGACCAGCCTGGCCACTGCCGCCACGGCGCTGCTGCAACCCCTGCTCGTGCGCCGCATGGGCCAGCTGCAGGCGGTGCTGCTCGTGCAGGCGTGCAGCCTGCCTTTCCTGGCGGTGCTGGGTTTCGCGCCGCAGCTGTGGATGGTCACGGCGGCGCTGTTCACGCGCGGCGCGCTGATGAACGCCGCCGGGCCCGTGTACAGCGCCTACGCCATGACCGCCCTGCCCGAGGAGGACCGGCCCATGTACTCCGCCGTGAACCTCATCGCCTGGGACCTGGGCTGGGCGATCAGCAGCATCCTGTCCGGCGTGGTGCGCGGCGCGCTGCCCTTTACCACCGCCTTCAACGCGCTGTTCGCGTGGACGCTGCTGATGTACGGCGCGAGCGTCCTGGCGATCTACCTGGGCCTGTACCGCCGCGCCCAACGCACGCCCACACCCGCCCCGGTCGCCCCGTGACCCGCGCGCCCGACCAGCAGATGAATACTCAGTTGACCTCCGAACTCATGAACGGGGGTAGACTGCCAGTGATGAGCGACACCTCCCCCCTTCGCCGCCTGCACCGCGTTCAGGAACTCGACCTGAACCTCGACCGCCTGCGCGACGAGGAAGGCAACATTTCCACTGAACTGCGTGACGCCCGCGCCGAGCAGGAACGCCTGAACAACGCCCTCGAGGACACCGAGATCACCCTTGAAGGCGTCGAGAAGAACATCCGCCGCACCGAACTCGACCTGTCCAGCATCCGCGAGCAGACCGCGCGGGCCCGCGAGGAGCAGGAGAAGAACGCCTTCGACGCCCGTGCGCAATCGCAGTACGGCAGCCGCATTCAGATGCTCAGCGAACGCGCCGACGAGCTCGAAGAGGACCTCGCCCCGCTGCGCGAGCAGCAGCAGACCCTCCAAGCCCGCGCGAGCGACCTGCGCGGCCAGCACCGCGCCCTGCGCCCCTCCCTGGGCGCGCTGGAAGAACAGGACGAGGCGCGCGTGCAGGGCCTGCGCGACCAGGGCGAAGCCGACCGTCAGGAACGCGCGCAGCTCGCCGGGAACCTCGACGCGCGTACCATCCGCGAGTACGACATGATACGCCGCGCCAAGAAGGGCCTCGGCGTCGTGGAGATCAAGGCCGGACGGTGCAGCGGCTGCAACGTGAATCTCCCCGTGAATGTCCAGCAGAAAGCCGCGCAGGGCAAACTGCCCCCCGTGAAGTGCCCCAGCTGCGGACGATTCCTGATCCGCCTCGACCTCGCGTAAACCGGAATCGTTTGAACCCCACCCCGCCATGTGGCGACAGGTGGGGTTTTGTCATGAGTAATCTATGCTTCAGGCATGTCCATTGAACAATTCCAGGGAATGAAGGCCCAGGGAGCCGATCCGCTGGAAGTAGCGCGAGCAGCTCAGGCTCAGGGGGCAGGGCCGATCGAGATCATCCGCCTTCTCCGGTCCCTGTTTGAGCTGCCCTTCGTGGACGCGAAGGATCTGGCGACCAGGGCGGTGTATGACATGACGCTGGATCAGTACCAGCAGGAGTTCATCGTGCCGCTCCTGGAGGAAGTGGAGCGGGAAGGTTTCTAGAACTCGTCGCGTTCGAACACCGTCTGGATCTGCTCGCGCGTGAGGCCCTGGCCGAGCAGGATCAGCAGCAGCAGCCGGGCCTTGTGGGCGTTCAGGAAACTGGCGGGAATCGCGCCCGCCTCGACGAGGGTGGCGCCGCCGCCCGCGTAGCCGTACACGGGCAGGACGGGCCCGGCGTGGGTGCGGGTGGCGATCACGACGGGCTTTTCGGTGCCCTGGATGAGCGGGAGGAGTTCGGCGGGGAGGTTCCCGGTGCCGAGCGCGGCGATGACCAGCCCGTCGGCCCGCTCGGCGGCCTCGGCGTACCCTTCGCCGGTCCAGCCGGCGTAGGCGTAGAGGATCTCCACGCGGGCGCGCAGGTGCGTGGGGTGGTACGTGGCGCGCGGTTCCGGCATGGCGAAGTAGTGCAGGCGCGGCGTGTGCCCCTCGCGGTCGATGCGGCCGATGGGGCCGGGGTATCCGCCGAAGGCGTCCACGGCGGTCGTGTGGATCTTCGTGACGGTCCGCGCGTCGAAGATGTCCCCGCCGATCACGACCAGCGGACCCCGCCCGGGACTGTGGGGGTGCAGGGCGACGTGCGCGGCGTCCAGCAGGTTGGCGGGGCCGTCCCAGCTGATCTCCTCGGCGTGGCGCATGCTGCCGGTCAGGACGACCGGGACCTTCACGTCCAGCATCAGGTGCAGCGCGAACGCCGTTTCCTCCAGGGTGTCGGTGCCGTGCGTGACGACCACGCCGTCGTGCGTGGGGGCCAGTTCGCGGATCAGGGCCGCCAGCTGCCCCATGTGCCCGGGCGTCATGTGCGGGCTGGGCAGGCTGAACGGTTGCGCCTCGGTGACCTGCACCTGTTCCAGGCCGGGCAGGGTGGGGGGCGTCTGGGGGGTGAGACCGCGCCCGTCGGGACTGGGGCGGCTGGCGATCGTGCCGCCCGTGTGGATCAGTGCCAGTCGGGGCGCGCGGGCGGGCGGGGTGGCGTCACTGGGCATCACTGGCATGGTAGTCGCGGCGGCGGGGGGCCGCAGCCAGGGGTCTAGGGTCGAGGGGCCCGGGGGCGGGAGTGGCCCGCTGTGCCGGACGGCCTGCCGGGGAGGTTGGCACGGCGCTTCGACCCTCAGACTGTTATAAGGATTCCGTTTGTTTCGTTGACAGACTGGAAGACCACAAATCTGTCAACTCCACGCCCGGAACCCGCTTCTCTCCTCCTCGCTCCGCTCGGGTTGAAAGATTTTGCAAACCTTTCAACCGGAGTCC from Deinococcus soli (ex Cha et al. 2016) encodes the following:
- a CDS encoding ABC transporter substrate-binding protein gives rise to the protein MKRAAFLLLGLLATAASAQRTVNVGLGYNPDVQFTPFYVADKLGYFRAEGLSVKFQHGYVSQLLPLLLQGKLDFVVGDPEDAIFARNQGADVRYVMTMYQKNPVTVFSLSPLSGPESLKGRSVGIPGPFGSSYHAIQAVLDSANLTEGRDVRLNSIGFTQVDAVRAGRVDAAVGYANNDVLQLARTSGKKVYTLDVTDAYPMVGVGLIGTGKSLTGDLARKVVRASQRGLKFTVADPARAFKLAQPVFGASGSLDVLKASVPLMTGPYTQANGLGAMNPSAWTKAVAALVKQGKLPAGAKASDYYSNAYISKTLK
- the nth gene encoding endonuclease III; this encodes MTGQTGGKKKSAARLPPGARVRAPQVLAALEGLYPDARTELDFRTPFELLVATVLSAQATDVSVNAATPALFGAYPDAHTMSRAEPEDIEPLIRRIGLYRAKARNLAALARLLVERHGGEVPNDFDAVVALPGAGRKTANVVLSNAFGYPAIAVDTHVGRLARRLGLSIQTNPDKVEADLQRLFPRERWVFLHHALILHGRRVCAARKPECGACVMASFCPKVGVA
- a CDS encoding MFS transporter; this encodes MTGNLGPQRGQTWRFSRQVWLFLASVFAFGLSQAFTALFLNFYLRALGLGAEWQGVMNALPAITLACLSLPAVAVARRISNAHTLKVGAALNLLGLGLLVLASGPVLVIVGAVVQGAGGALSMVAASPFMANNSDERSRVTLFSVQNALMTGAGFLGNLLGGQIPTLYAQSTGTAPDALGALRAALLVAAALQLIGLLPVLGLKPTGKTNATGRSFHVRDRATMARLVLPNILVGLGAGATIPFLNVFIEGKFNVSYAGLGTLFAWTSLATAATALLQPLLVRRMGQLQAVLLVQACSLPFLAVLGFAPQLWMVTAALFTRGALMNAAGPVYSAYAMTALPEEDRPMYSAVNLIAWDLGWAISSILSGVVRGALPFTTAFNALFAWTLLMYGASVLAIYLGLYRRAQRTPTPAPVAP
- a CDS encoding asparaginase, producing the protein MPSDATPPARAPRLALIHTGGTIASRPSPDGRGLTPQTPPTLPGLEQVQVTEAQPFSLPSPHMTPGHMGQLAALIRELAPTHDGVVVTHGTDTLEETAFALHLMLDVKVPVVLTGSMRHAEEISWDGPANLLDAAHVALHPHSPGRGPLVVIGGDIFDARTVTKIHTTAVDAFGGYPGPIGRIDREGHTPRLHYFAMPEPRATYHPTHLRARVEILYAYAGWTGEGYAEAAERADGLVIAALGTGNLPAELLPLIQGTEKPVVIATRTHAGPVLPVYGYAGGGATLVEAGAIPASFLNAHKARLLLLILLGQGLTREQIQTVFERDEF
- a CDS encoding zinc ribbon domain-containing protein, whose product is MSDTSPLRRLHRVQELDLNLDRLRDEEGNISTELRDARAEQERLNNALEDTEITLEGVEKNIRRTELDLSSIREQTARAREEQEKNAFDARAQSQYGSRIQMLSERADELEEDLAPLREQQQTLQARASDLRGQHRALRPSLGALEEQDEARVQGLRDQGEADRQERAQLAGNLDARTIREYDMIRRAKKGLGVVEIKAGRCSGCNVNLPVNVQQKAAQGKLPPVKCPSCGRFLIRLDLA